One Acaryochloris thomasi RCC1774 DNA window includes the following coding sequences:
- a CDS encoding NUDIX hydrolase codes for MSPPTVIKAAIAILYQDGRFLLQLRDDIPTIVYPNQWACFGGHMDPGEEPEAALYREVDEEIGYTVPEATFFKEYRDPGVIRYVFACPLTVELGSLELKEGWDMGLFTPEEIRIGSCRAPRDEQPRSIAIPHQALLLDYI; via the coding sequence ATGAGCCCACCTACTGTAATTAAAGCTGCGATCGCAATTCTCTATCAAGACGGGCGATTCTTACTGCAGCTCCGCGATGACATCCCTACGATTGTCTATCCCAACCAGTGGGCCTGCTTTGGCGGTCATATGGATCCGGGCGAAGAGCCTGAAGCGGCCCTCTACCGAGAAGTTGATGAAGAGATCGGCTACACCGTCCCTGAAGCCACTTTCTTCAAGGAGTATCGTGACCCCGGCGTGATTCGCTATGTCTTCGCCTGTCCCCTCACGGTTGAACTTGGCAGCTTAGAACTAAAGGAGGGCTGGGATATGGGATTATTTACCCCTGAGGAAATTCGCATTGGTAGCTGCCGCGCACCCCGGGATGAGCAGCCTCGATCGATTGCGATCCCTCACCAGGCTCTGCTGCTCGACTATATTTAA